The Rhodospirillales bacterium genome includes the window GCCGGGAAACCGTATTCATCGGCAATCCCGTCCACCGCCATAAATCCGACATTATGACGGTTGCCTGCATATTTATCGCCGGGATTTCCCAGTCCGGCCAACAACCACATATCGCCATCCCGTTTTTTGAACAAATTCAACATGAAACACTAATAAGGGCGCAAAAGAAAAGTGGCAAGAAGAATAACCTTCCCGCCACTTTTCAAAAACAGATAAGAGCGCCGATTATTCTTCGGCCGCTTCCTCAGAAGCCGCTGCCTCAGCAGAAGCTTCAGCCGCCGCTTCAGCAGAAGCTTCAGCCGCTTCCTCTTCCTCAATCGCAGCAGCCGTTTTCGGTGCGGCAATCGTGGCGATCGTGAAGTCACGGTCGGTAATCGCCGGCTTCGAGCCTTCCGGCAACGTTGCGGCACTGATTTTAATGGAATCGCCGATTTCGAACCCGGCCAGGCTAATTTCAATATTCTCGGGAATATTCACAGCCTGAACAGTCATTTCGACTTCGTGGCGAACAACGTTCAGCACGCCCTTTTCTTTCAGGCCCGGGCATTCTTCTTGCCCGACGAAGTGAACCGGAATCATGACGTTCAGTTTGGTTTTCGGCGTCACGCGCAGAAAATCAACATGCATCATGCGGTCAGTAACCGGGTGCAACTGTACATCACGGGCCAGAACGGTGTGTTTTTCACCACTCACATCCATATCGCACAGATTGGTAAACATGTGGCCTTTATGGTACTCAAGCGTCAGCTCTTTCTCAGGCATAGAGATAACAACGGGCTCCTTGTGGTCGCCGTAGATAACGCCGGGAATTTTCCCTTCACGGCGTACCGCACGAGCAATCCCCTTACCGGCTCGTTCCCGTTTCTCCGCTTTCAAAGCAAAGTTTTTGGACATAGCATTTTCCTTCATATAGTCGTTAAAAACAGGCGCCGCCTCCAGGGGTGCGGTGCCAGATGACACAGATCAATAGGGAATTGCGTCACAAAACGCAAGGAAAATATGCCGAAAATCAGGAAAAACTCTGACCCGCGCCCTGCCGCTATTTGGGCAGCATCGACACAAGACTAATCATCGCGACCGCGCCGCCAGTACCCCCGACAGCAACAGCAATATTTTCCATAAGGCAACAATCCTGACGGAAGCCCTGCCCGCTACGGGCCGTCGCAAGCGCAGTCGTAGCTCCCGAACCTGTTAAAACAACAGCCACAGCAGTAAAAGCCAAAGCAGCAACACCGGCTTTCATGTCACCTTGCAGGCCGCCATAATATAAAGAACTGCCGACGCCTGCACCTCCGGAACCAAACATCGCTCCGGTAAAAATCGTCCCAAGATCACGTGAAATACTCATAAACACACCACTATAATTATTTAATCAGCGGCACGCTTTTTACATAAAATAAAAAAATAAGGCTCTTTTTAAATCAGCAAGGGCATTGACGCCTTATTTACTTAAAAAGTGCAGAAACAGAGCGTTCCTCGGCAATGCTCAAAATCGCCTCACCAATCAGCGGCGCAACAGAGAGCTGCTCAATCGTCTGGGACACGCGCACAGCCTCGGTCGCCGCGATCGAATCCGTAATCACCAGCTTTTCAAGCGGCGACGCGGAAACCCGCGCCACGGCGCCACCGGATAACACCCCATGCACCACATAGGAATGAACTTTCGTCGCACCGTTTTCTTTCAGCGCCGCCGCTGCATTACAAAGCGTACCGCCGGAATCGACGATATCATCAACCAGGATACAGACTTTGCCCTTCACATCCCCAATCACGTTCATAACCTCGGAAACCCCGGCTTTTTCCCGGCGCTTGTCGATAATCGCCAGATCAGCCTCCAGCCGTTTGGCCAAGGACCGCGCCCGGACCACCCCGCCGACATCCGGGGATACAATCACCAGATCATCATCCTTGAAATTCTTTTTGATTTCCGGTGTAAAGACCGGCCCGACAATCAGATTATCAACCGGGATGTCGAAAAAGCCTTGAATCTGCCCTGCATGAAGTTCCAGCGTCAAAACCCGGTCCGCCCCGGCTGCAGTAATCAGGTTCGCGACCAGCTTGGCCGAGATCGGCGTCCGGCCACCGGTTTTCCGGTCCTGCCGCGCATACCCGAAATAAGGGATCACCGCCGTAATCCGGCGCGCCGACCCACGGCGCAGCGCATCAATCGTAATCAGCAGTTCCATAAGATTGTCGTTCGCCGGGTAAGACGTGGACTGGATCACAAATGTATCCATCCCCCGGACATTTTCCAGGATTTCGGCAAAGACTTCCATATCGGAGAAACGGTGAATACTGGCCTTGGTCAGCGGCGTTTTCAGATAGGCGGAAATGGCTTCGGCCAGCGCCCGGTTGGAGTTTCCCGCAATCAATTTCATATCGGTTCTGCCTTATCTTGTTATTGTTTATTAAGCCGTGCCAGCGTATGCGCCGACTATAAAAAATCTGACCGGAAAATCAACAGCTTTTCTAATAAGTCATAAAATAATTCCAACATAGAGTTTGACATAGAACGGAAACCGACTATATACATATTCCCGATACAAACACCCCATACACGAAGAGAAAAAACATGGATGACGCGCACTACAATACGCTTATGCTCGCAATGACTAGACACATAGTCCAAGAAAAATTGGCTAAGAGTGATATCGTTATTCAAGCGAAGGCAACATCTACCGGAGCGCAAAGAAAAATCACCGTCGGCTTTGAAATGAAGGAATTAAATGCGGACAAAGGAGCCAAAGACCTCAAAACCGCATATTTAGATGCACTTTCCTATGCGAAAGAAGAGTTTCCCCCACTCTGTGAAGGCGAAGAACAACCGACACCAGAAATCACCTACTTGCAGCACAATAGACAAAAACCAATCGTCTTTTACACAGGCCGTCTCGCACATTTGATGGTGATGAATCCTTAAAAGAAAACAACAATCCCGCTCAGTTGCCGCCCGTAATCCGGCGCGCCCCGGTGGGTCGCCCGGCGATAGTCGAAATACTTTCTTCCGCGGCACACGTATCATGTGGAAAGTGATTAAAAACTGAGGAAGCGAGTTATATCTCCCTACCACAGTAAACTTGACTTTACATAACAATAAATATATCTTATCTCTCGTAATGAACAGGCATAGAGAGTGCAAATTATGAGCATTGGACAAACAATTCCCAGAGAAAAAGCAAAACTCGCCGATCAAATGAGGCTGGCTGTTGAACAATATAAAGCCGCGGGGGGAAAGGTCAGAAATTTAACTGATGAATACCAAGCCCAATTTGGAGAGCGAAACAAAGCTTTTGGATGGGTTGATGACCGCCCCTATAACTCGTATGGCAACGACGGCCCCTGCGCCGGGCAAATCGTTACCGACGACACAGGAAACAGCCGCGCATACGCCCCGGCTGGAACACCGAGCGCCGGCAACTTCAGACGCTCACCGGTCTAGAGAATAGCAATCCCGCTCAGTTGTCGTCCGTAATCGGGCTCACTCTGGTGTGTTGCCCGGCGATAACTGAAGTAATCGGTTTCCTCAGCATAGGTATCGTGCGAAGAAATGCTCACCTGCGGCACCCCGGCTGCGGCCAGCCGCCGCGCCACGTATCCGGATAGATCGAACATATAATGCCCGTCTTTACGGGCGGACTTAAAGAAATGCTCGTTCTCCGGGTCTTGGCCCCAGAACGGCTTGATAAAATCGCCATCCACTTCATAAGACGCCTGCTGGATACAGGGACCAATCGCCGCCCGCAGGCTTTCCGGCACAGCGCCCAAATCAATCATCGCCTTTACGGTTTCCTCGATCACACCCTTCAAAGCGCCCTGCCACCCGGCATGGGCCGCGCCGATCACCGGACTTCCATCCGCTTTAGTCCCAACAAACAACACCGGCGCACAATCCGCCGTCATCACCCCGATCGCAATCCCGGCCTTATCCGTCACCAGAGCATCCGCCGCCGGGGACGCCTCCATTTCCCAAGGAGCGCTAACAACCACACAATCGGCACTGTGGCACTGGTCAACGGTCAGTAATGTTTCAGCCCCCAGAGCGTCCTTAATCAACCGCCGATTTTCCCGGATCGCGGCAGGATCGTCCGCCGCCTTGGGATGCACGTTCAGGCTGTCATAAAGCCCGGTGCCCACGCCGCCCTGCCGCCCGAAAAACCCGTGTTTAACGGTGGGATTATCCGGCATAAAATTTTTGTCTTTAATATACATGTCTAAAACCCGGCCAATTCAACATCCGCATCATGGCACAAAGCCATCACGCGGAACAACTCTCCCATATGGTCCGGTGCGCATAAACGATCATAAGCCGTCCGGATTTCCACCTGCCGCTCCGGCAAGCCCCCCGCAGCCATCAGACTATTTGCTCTCTCGGCCATCCCCAGCCGCTCCAGAAACGCCCCTTGCCCGACAGGTCCGCGCACATCAACGCCCGCCACCCGCGCCAGCGCGCCAAAATCAACATGACTGGTCATGTCCGCTTCGCCGATCTGGTCCAGCACGTCACAATATCCGTGATCTTTGACCGCCTGCAGCGTATCCCCCACCCCGCTCCGGTCATGGCCGTAATCAATAAACAGTGCCGCGCCGCCCGGTTCCTTTAAAAAATCTCCGACATTACGGACAAACGACTCTCGCACCGGTGAGAATTCGAAGATATTCCCCTCCCGACAGGGAAACGGCGGCGGGGTCGTCACCGGCGCGCCCAGCCCGAAAACCGGTTGGTCGGCCTCCAGACCCACGACCCGCTCCCGCCAAACCTCTCCATCAAATTGCGCCTGCCGCACCGGCAAGGCATCGAGAAACTCATTGGCCAGCAATATAAGGGGCTTATCCGCCTCAAGTTCATCCAGAGTTTCAATCCACTGCACCTCATACCCGGTCAGCGCCTCTTTTTGTTTTTGGCGCAACGCCAGGCTGTTCTCCATCAGGACAACCCGCGCGGCGCTCAGGCAATCCGGTACAGCGCACAACGTCCGCAGCACATCCGCCATCAGCGTCCCGCGCCCCGGCCCGCATTCCAACAGCACAAAAGGCTTGGGTCGCCCCAGCTTATGCCATGTATCGGCCACCCATACCCCCAGCATCTCCCCGAACATTTGCGAGATTTCCGGTGCGGTGGTGAAATCGCCGCCCCGCCCCAGCGGGTCGCGGCTGGCGTAATAATGCGAAACCGCCAGCCCCATAAACGTGCCGACATCCATAGGACCGTGCTGGCCAATCTGGTTTTTAATATGTGCGGTCAGATCAGTCATGGGCCGGAACAGGCTGCCGTCGCACAGCCAGAAAAATCAGGAGCAATCCCCCCAGCAACATCGGCAGGCTCAAAAGCTGCCCCATCGTGAAATAACCGGCCAGATAGCCGATCTGGGGGTCCGGTTCGCGGAAAAATTCGACCGTAAAGCGCGACAACGCATAACCAATCAAAAACACGCCCGACAACAACCCGGCCTTTTCACGAATAGCGGGCCTGTGCAGCAGCACAGCCATAACCGCCGTTAAAACCAACCCCTCCAGCAGTGCTTCATATAGCTGGCTGGGGTGACGCGGCAAATCCCCGCCGCCGGGAAAGATAATCCCCCACGGCACAGCGGTCACCCGGCCATACAGCTCGGCATTCACAAAATTGGCCAGCCGGCCAAAAAACAGGCCAATCGGCACCACACAGCAAATCATGTCGGTAAAGTGCAAAAGCGGCAGCTTGCGCGCAAAGCTATAAGCAATCATCGCGGCGATCACCCCGCTCGCCCCGCCATGAAACGACATGCCACCGTGCCATATCTTGAGTATCTCCAGCGGATGATCCAGATACAGGTCAAACTGGTAAAACAGGACATAGCCAATCCGCCCGCCGAGGATCACGCCTAAAATCGCCCACGGTAAAAAATCGTCAACATCTTCGCGGCTGATTCCCTTGCCGGTCAGCCCGGCTATATAAAGAGCATAACGCCACCCCATCAGGAATCCCGCCAGATAAGCCAACGCATACCAGCGAATTTCCAGCGGCCCTAACGCCACGGCCACAGGGTCAATATCAGGAAAGGAAAGAGCCATTTTTTGTCTTTCTGCTGTGAGTGTTTTCAACGGCCTTATATCAAAGCTTTGGATATCTACCAAACTTTTTCAAACCCCATCTTGCACCGCAGAAAGACTCCTGCTATTGACTCCCGCTTATGAAACCGCAGGGAAAAATATTTGACGACTTGGCACAAATGGCGGGCGGCGCAATGAGCATCGCCGGCGGCCTTCGTCAACAAATCCGGGAAGAAATCGCCAGCCACTTCGACAATCTGGCGGCCCGTTTGGATCTTGTCCCGCGCGAAGATCTCGATCAAGCCTTAGCTATGATCGCCAAGCTGCGGGAAACCCAGAGCGCCCTTGAAAAACGGCTGGACGCACTGGAATCAGGCAAAACGAAAAAGAAATAAACAACACGGGAACCCGTCATGAGCGAAAGCTTTGAGATATTTGAAGACGTCAGCAATCCGCTGGACAGTGTCGAAGACGTATTACACGCACAGGACTGGGTTTTTACCCGCGCCTGCGATGATGAATTGTCCGTGCAGGTATCCGGCAAGACATCGACCTATCAAATGACATTCGTCTGGCAGGAAGAATTCAGCGCCATGCAGTTTTTCTGCGAATGCGACATGTCTGTTCCCGGCAAACACAATGAAACCGTGGCGCGCCTGCTGCAATCCATCAACGAACGCCTGTGGCTTGGCCATTTTGACATCAGCGACGATAACCTGGCGCCCTGTTTCCGGCATACCAGCCTGTTCCGCGGCTGGACGCACAGCTCCGGCGCCGACCACATTCAAGACCTGATCGACATTGCGCTGGCCGAATGTGAACGCTACCACACGGCTTTTTCGCTGCTGTCGCAATCCCTGCATATGGATGACGCCCTCTTGAAACTGGCGCTCAGCGAAAACGAAGGACGGGCCTAGCGCCATGTCCATTCCCTCTATTGCTTTGGTTGGCTGCGGAAAAATGGGCAGCGCCCTTTTGCGTGGCTGGCTGGCGGCTGATATGGACGGCACCATAACAGTCCTTGAACCCGGCGGCCTGCCCGGTGAGTTTTCGAGCGCGCCCCAAGTCAAAGCCGTCACAGAAGCCGCCGATCTCACAACACCGGATATCCTCGTTCTTGCTGTCAAACCGCAGATCATGAGCGCTGTCTGTGCGTCCCTAAAAGGCACCATCGGGCCAAATACCCTCGTTCTTTCGATTGCCGCCGGCCAGACGATTGCCCGGTTCGAAGCTTATTTTTCGGATACCCAGCCCATCATTCGCGTGATGCCCAACACCCCGGCAGCCATCGCACAAGGCATAAGCACCGCCGTTGCCAACGACCATGCCACGGACAAGCAAAAGGAAACGGCCTCGCAACTGCTGGAGGCCGTTGGAAAAGTCGTTTGGCTCGCGGATGAAAATTTGATGGATGCCGTCACAGCCCTGTCCGGCAGCGGCCCGGCCTACGTCTTTTTACTGATGGAAATACTGGCCGAAGCCGGAGAAAAAGCGGGCCTGCCGCCTGAGATCGCCACGCCACTCGCACGCCAGACCGTCATCGGCAGCGCCGCTCTGGCCGCCAGCGAAGAAACCACAGCGCCGGAAACCCTGCGCCGGAACGTAACCAGCCCCGGTGGCACCACCGAGGCTGCGTTAAAAATCCTGATGAACGGAGAGCTGCAAGCCCTGTTCGATGAAGCCCTGAGCGCGGCCACCAAACGCAGCCGCGAACTGGCAAAATAATCCCTTAGGACTTGGTCCCTAAACCAATATCCTTGGCCAACTTACTACGCTTCTTGGCATAGTTCGGTGCCACCATCGGGTAATCCGCCGGCAAGCCCCAGCGCTCCCGGTAATCTTCCGGGCTCAGACCGTAAGCCGTTTTCAAATGGCGTTTCAGCATTTTCAGCTTCTTGCCGTCTTCCAGGCAAACAATGTAATCCGGCATCACCGACCGTTTGACCGGCACCGCAGGCTGCGGACGATCAAGTTGCCCGGCATTCTCGCCGCCCAAAGACGCCATCGCCTTGTATACTCTTTGAATAACAGCCGGAAGGTCTTCCGTTGGAACCGTATTGTTTGCCACATGAGCAGCGACGATATCCGTCGTCAGAACCATCAGATCTTTATGCTCGATTTGTTCCGTCATTTTGAGTCCATATCCTTTAGTTTTTTCTAATACTTTTATACATAACCTTAAGCGGGTTTAAGTCTTACTAACCACCACACAGAAGAATTGCAAGTAATTTTTAAATTTTTACATGGAACACACACCCGCTCTATTAAAAGTTGTGCGTTTAACTACCCTCGTAGAAAGTAATACGAAAGTTTTAAATATCCAGATCACATTCATTGTGATTTTATGGAACGACCACGTCTCTTGGGCTGGCTGACATCGGCGCCGCGCAGATACAAGGGCTGGGGATCGCGCGTTTTGGGCGTTTCCGCTGCCAGCCGCGCCAAAACAATCGGGTCAGGATGAATAACTCTGGTTTCTTTTGTAAAAGGAACGCGCCCGTCACCTGCGGCCGCAAAACGCGCCACGGCATCACCGATCAGGATAATATCTTCCTCTGGGTATGCATTCAAAATTTCCTGTATTTCAACGACTGGCAACGCCGCCGCATCCGTAACCGCCTGTCGCGCCGCATCAAACACCTGAACGTAAAAATCCTGACGCTTGGTTTCGATCAAAACGCAAATATACTTGCCGGATAGATCCGTCCGGCCTTTTATGAATTGCGCCGCCAGCACATCCAGCGTCGTTACACCAATAACGGGAATACTCAGAGCCAGTCCCAAAGCCCGCGCCGTTGATAAACCAATCCGCAGCCCCGTAAAAGCCCCCGGCCCGACAGTCGTGGCAATCGTGTCGAGAGCGGCAAAAGCCACGCCGGCCTCCGCCAGAACATCTTGGATCATCGGCAGCAATATCTCGGTCTGCCCCCGCGGCATCGCTTCCGAACGGGAAACGGCAACCCCGGAATCCGTATCAACAAAAGCCACGGCGCATCCCTGCATGGCCGTATCCAATGCCAGTATTTTAGAAGCCTTTTTCTCCACGTCCTTGTATCTCTTTTATTTTCCGGTTTTTCCGGCCCCGGTATAGCACGATTAAGCTGGCCTTTTGAAGAAGAATGATTATAGTCAAGGCCATCATGCTGGACATAAACACTCATTTTTATTTTTTCCGCCTGATCCTGATGGTGATCGCCTGCACAGGGGCAGCCCTTCCCTGCAATGCGCAATCGCAAGATGAAATCCCGCAAGACCGCAGCGCCGCCGTCATTTTCGCCTATCACCGGATCGGCGAGGATCTCTATCCGGCCACCAATATCCGCCGCGAACAATTTGAAGAACATCTGCGGGAACTGACAAGCGGCGCGTATCATATCCTCCCGCTGCCCCGGATTGTTTCCGCGCTAAAAGACAATGAACGTCTGCCGGAAAACAGCGTCGCCCTGACATTCGACGGCGTCCATAACTCGGCCATGGAATATGCCATTCCGTTGCTCGTGAAAAAAGAAATCCCCTTCACACTGTTCGTGCCGACGGACCACCTCGACAGCCATTCGCCGCGTTACATGAACTGGCACGAGATTAAAAAGCTGAGCCGCCATAATTTCATAACCTTCGGCCTGCACCCGGCCAGCTATACGCGCCTGATGGACCAGCCGGACGACGAGATCAAACGCCAGATCAACAAGGCCCGCAGCCGCTTCCGGGAGGAAACCGGCAAAGAGATAACGCTGTTCGCCTACCCGTTCGGTGAGCACAGCGCCGCCTATAAGAAAATCGTCAAGGATATGGACTTCACCGCCGCCTTCGGCCAGCAATCGGGCGTCGCCTACGCCGGGAGCGACCTTTATGCCTTGCCGCGCTTTTCCCTGACGGAAGGCCATGGCGGCACCGAGCGGTTCCGCCTGACGGCCCGCGCCCTGCCCTTGCCGCTGTCCGATATCGTCCCGGACGATCCCTACCTGAAAAACGCTATGCCGGACATCGGCTTTACATTTGATGAAACGCTGGCCGGAAAAATCGATAAGTTATCCTGCTTTGTTTCCGGTCAACCCCTGCCCGCGATCGAGCGCGTTGGAGCGCGGCGTGTGGAATTGCGGCTGGCCCGCCCGGTCGAAGACGAACGCACGCGGATTAACTGCACCCTGCCGGTAACAACGGATGAGGACGACACAGTGCGCTGGCGGTGGTTCGGAATGCTGTTGACCCTGCCGCAAAGCATGATGACCTCTCCCGAACCTGACGAAGACGCAGAAGAAATAACCGAAGAAAACTAGCCCTGTGCGGGACGCACTTCTTTGACCTCAGGCAAATATCTCTGCAACAAGCGCTCCACACCCATTTTCAGGGTCATCGTCGAGGCAGGGCACCCCGCGCAAGCCCCCCTCATGTGCAAATAAACAACGCCATCCTCAAACCGGTCGAAAACGATATCGCCGCCATCCTTGGCAACCGCCGGACGAATATGCGTTTGCAGTAAATCCTTGATCTGACCGATAATCTCATCGGTCTCCTCGCCCTCCTGCCCGGAACGGCGCGCTATAAATTCATCAGTAACGGCGGGCTGCCCCGTCGTGAAGTGCTCCATCAACGCCGCCAGAACATTGATTTTCAGCTTGTCCCAGTCCTGCGCGGCCTCCTTGGTAACGGATACAAAATCCCCGGACAGGAAAACGCTCTCAACACCGGCCACAGCCAGCAACCCGGCTGCCAGCGGTGACAGGCGCAAACAATCAGGATCATGAAATTCCGCTGTCCCGTCCGCCATCACCGGCTGTCCGGGCAAAAACTTCATAACATCGGGGTTCGGTGTGCGTTCGGTTTGTATAAACATGCGTAAAAATCTTTACTTTCTATACAATGGCGTCAATCTTCTGCGAGTCCAGATGCCCCGGCACGACCACCACCGGAACGCACAAACGCGACAACCCCTTGCCCGCGAAATGCGCCACCAGCGGCCCCGGCCCGGCTCCCCCGGTCCCGCCACCCAAAACCAGCATCTTAATGGCCGGATCATCGTTAATAATATCAACCAGGACATCGTTCCGCTCGCCTTCCTCTATATAGAGAACCGGCACATCCCCCGTCAGCTCCTGAACGCTTTTCGCCATGGCCCATATGAATTTTTCGGCCTCGGCGCGCATTTCCTGCTTCATAATATCTTCGACATTGCCCCAGTGCTGGAAATCATCAACATGCAAAACATGAACGATCCCCAGATGCCCGCGGTTGATTTGTGCCATCCGGGCCGCATAGCGCAAAGCCCGCTGCCCCTCCTCGCTTTCACTGGCAATCGTCAGGTAAATACCGCCATCCCCGCGGCGGCCCGGCGATTTCCCTTCGCTCGTCTCTACATCTATATAATTTTTGGTATCAGGCATTCATCAATCCTTTCTCCACAACATATAGGCCGCCCATCCGGCAAGGACAGCCAGCACAACAGCCACCAGCCCATACATAATCCCCTGCACCATGGCAAAACGGCGCAAACGGGCGCTAAAACCGACCTGTGCCACCCGCAGGCGTGTTTCATAGCGATCCAGCAGCGCCCCTTTATCAA containing:
- a CDS encoding 50S ribosomal protein L25/general stress protein Ctc — protein: MSKNFALKAEKRERAGKGIARAVRREGKIPGVIYGDHKEPVVISMPEKELTLEYHKGHMFTNLCDMDVSGEKHTVLARDVQLHPVTDRMMHVDFLRVTPKTKLNVMIPVHFVGQEECPGLKEKGVLNVVRHEVEMTVQAVNIPENIEISLAGFEIGDSIKISAATLPEGSKPAITDRDFTIATIAAPKTAAAIEEEEAAEASAEAAAEASAEAAASEEAAEE
- a CDS encoding ribose-phosphate pyrophosphokinase; protein product: MKLIAGNSNRALAEAISAYLKTPLTKASIHRFSDMEVFAEILENVRGMDTFVIQSTSYPANDNLMELLITIDALRRGSARRITAVIPYFGYARQDRKTGGRTPISAKLVANLITAAGADRVLTLELHAGQIQGFFDIPVDNLIVGPVFTPEIKKNFKDDDLVIVSPDVGGVVRARSLAKRLEADLAIIDKRREKAGVSEVMNVIGDVKGKVCILVDDIVDSGGTLCNAAAALKENGATKVHSYVVHGVLSGGAVARVSASPLEKLVITDSIAATEAVRVSQTIEQLSVAPLIGEAILSIAEERSVSALFK
- the pgeF gene encoding peptidoglycan editing factor PgeF, yielding MPDNPTVKHGFFGRQGGVGTGLYDSLNVHPKAADDPAAIRENRRLIKDALGAETLLTVDQCHSADCVVVSAPWEMEASPAADALVTDKAGIAIGVMTADCAPVLFVGTKADGSPVIGAAHAGWQGALKGVIEETVKAMIDLGAVPESLRAAIGPCIQQASYEVDGDFIKPFWGQDPENEHFFKSARKDGHYMFDLSGYVARRLAAAGVPQVSISSHDTYAEETDYFSYRRATHQSEPDYGRQLSGIAIL
- a CDS encoding SAM-dependent methyltransferase codes for the protein MTDLTAHIKNQIGQHGPMDVGTFMGLAVSHYYASRDPLGRGGDFTTAPEISQMFGEMLGVWVADTWHKLGRPKPFVLLECGPGRGTLMADVLRTLCAVPDCLSAARVVLMENSLALRQKQKEALTGYEVQWIETLDELEADKPLILLANEFLDALPVRQAQFDGEVWRERVVGLEADQPVFGLGAPVTTPPPFPCREGNIFEFSPVRESFVRNVGDFLKEPGGAALFIDYGHDRSGVGDTLQAVKDHGYCDVLDQIGEADMTSHVDFGALARVAGVDVRGPVGQGAFLERLGMAERANSLMAAGGLPERQVEIRTAYDRLCAPDHMGELFRVMALCHDADVELAGF
- a CDS encoding prolipoprotein diacylglyceryl transferase — encoded protein: MALSFPDIDPVAVALGPLEIRWYALAYLAGFLMGWRYALYIAGLTGKGISREDVDDFLPWAILGVILGGRIGYVLFYQFDLYLDHPLEILKIWHGGMSFHGGASGVIAAMIAYSFARKLPLLHFTDMICCVVPIGLFFGRLANFVNAELYGRVTAVPWGIIFPGGGDLPRHPSQLYEALLEGLVLTAVMAVLLHRPAIREKAGLLSGVFLIGYALSRFTVEFFREPDPQIGYLAGYFTMGQLLSLPMLLGGLLLIFLAVRRQPVPAHD
- a CDS encoding accessory factor UbiK family protein, translated to MAQMAGGAMSIAGGLRQQIREEIASHFDNLAARLDLVPREDLDQALAMIAKLRETQSALEKRLDALESGKTKKK
- a CDS encoding YbjN domain-containing protein — translated: MSESFEIFEDVSNPLDSVEDVLHAQDWVFTRACDDELSVQVSGKTSTYQMTFVWQEEFSAMQFFCECDMSVPGKHNETVARLLQSINERLWLGHFDISDDNLAPCFRHTSLFRGWTHSSGADHIQDLIDIALAECERYHTAFSLLSQSLHMDDALLKLALSENEGRA
- a CDS encoding pyrroline-5-carboxylate reductase, with the protein product MSIPSIALVGCGKMGSALLRGWLAADMDGTITVLEPGGLPGEFSSAPQVKAVTEAADLTTPDILVLAVKPQIMSAVCASLKGTIGPNTLVLSIAAGQTIARFEAYFSDTQPIIRVMPNTPAAIAQGISTAVANDHATDKQKETASQLLEAVGKVVWLADENLMDAVTALSGSGPAYVFLLMEILAEAGEKAGLPPEIATPLARQTVIGSAALAASEETTAPETLRRNVTSPGGTTEAALKILMNGELQALFDEALSAATKRSRELAK
- a CDS encoding MucR family transcriptional regulator, producing the protein MTEQIEHKDLMVLTTDIVAAHVANNTVPTEDLPAVIQRVYKAMASLGGENAGQLDRPQPAVPVKRSVMPDYIVCLEDGKKLKMLKRHLKTAYGLSPEDYRERWGLPADYPMVAPNYAKKRSKLAKDIGLGTKS
- the tsaB gene encoding tRNA (adenosine(37)-N6)-threonylcarbamoyltransferase complex dimerization subunit type 1 TsaB; translation: MEKKASKILALDTAMQGCAVAFVDTDSGVAVSRSEAMPRGQTEILLPMIQDVLAEAGVAFAALDTIATTVGPGAFTGLRIGLSTARALGLALSIPVIGVTTLDVLAAQFIKGRTDLSGKYICVLIETKRQDFYVQVFDAARQAVTDAAALPVVEIQEILNAYPEEDIILIGDAVARFAAAGDGRVPFTKETRVIHPDPIVLARLAAETPKTRDPQPLYLRGADVSQPKRRGRSIKSQ
- a CDS encoding polysaccharide deacetylase family protein: MIIVKAIMLDINTHFYFFRLILMVIACTGAALPCNAQSQDEIPQDRSAAVIFAYHRIGEDLYPATNIRREQFEEHLRELTSGAYHILPLPRIVSALKDNERLPENSVALTFDGVHNSAMEYAIPLLVKKEIPFTLFVPTDHLDSHSPRYMNWHEIKKLSRHNFITFGLHPASYTRLMDQPDDEIKRQINKARSRFREETGKEITLFAYPFGEHSAAYKKIVKDMDFTAAFGQQSGVAYAGSDLYALPRFSLTEGHGGTERFRLTARALPLPLSDIVPDDPYLKNAMPDIGFTFDETLAGKIDKLSCFVSGQPLPAIERVGARRVELRLARPVEDERTRINCTLPVTTDEDDTVRWRWFGMLLTLPQSMMTSPEPDEDAEEITEEN
- a CDS encoding NifU family protein produces the protein MFIQTERTPNPDVMKFLPGQPVMADGTAEFHDPDCLRLSPLAAGLLAVAGVESVFLSGDFVSVTKEAAQDWDKLKINVLAALMEHFTTGQPAVTDEFIARRSGQEGEETDEIIGQIKDLLQTHIRPAVAKDGGDIVFDRFEDGVVYLHMRGACAGCPASTMTLKMGVERLLQRYLPEVKEVRPAQG
- a CDS encoding universal stress protein, with protein sequence MPDTKNYIDVETSEGKSPGRRGDGGIYLTIASESEEGQRALRYAARMAQINRGHLGIVHVLHVDDFQHWGNVEDIMKQEMRAEAEKFIWAMAKSVQELTGDVPVLYIEEGERNDVLVDIINDDPAIKMLVLGGGTGGAGPGPLVAHFAGKGLSRLCVPVVVVPGHLDSQKIDAIV